One Peromyscus maniculatus bairdii isolate BWxNUB_F1_BW_parent chromosome 14, HU_Pman_BW_mat_3.1, whole genome shotgun sequence genomic window carries:
- the LOC143268504 gene encoding disintegrin and metalloproteinase domain-containing protein 20-like — protein MLSRTWGMKPVERPVTPRLPLLLVAVWVLLLVPSHCFQGRPTWRFISSEVVIPRKETYHGKGFQPPGRLSYSLRFRGQRHTIHLRRKTLIWPRHLLLTTQDDQGALQMDYPFFPADCYYIGYLEGIPQSMVTLDTCYGGLNGVIMFDDLVYEIKPLNDSHRFEHFISQIVTDSETVGPMNEWKHVDHSVSPLSSKTNFTVAPRMSSRDYATHPAAVKGHFQATYYVYYGIQNATRIGVYLFSLISLMDTYMRNIHMRYYAFLLTVYTTWDPFSHDARVPGSSSHRYYIDTFYGRFNPDASSIIHTVSPDEFAPVEQSICTSNALTWVGQNGRYYIFVSVVVANRVGRNLGIDFDDESYCVCQRRRTCVMFRVPLLTDVYSNCSLVQINQILNTPGTMPCLFYDRHTYYNTSLTYSICGNAVLNEGEQCDCGSHKACYADSCCQSDCRLTRGSICDRESCCINCTYSPAGTLCRSVRNICDLPEYCSGNGIHCPTDSYLQDGTPCSEEGYCYRGNCTDRSMHCKEIFGASARDGNQKCYDINKERYRFGHCQRAEESLLFTPCADRDKMCGRLQCTNITHLPHLQEHVSFHQSLIAGFSCFGLDEHRLTDSTDAGRVRHGTPCSQTNFCDRGSCNGTLTELNYDCTPEKCNFRGVCNNHRNCHCHVGWDPPDCVGEGPGGSANSGPPPHKMRTIKQSQLPVIYVRVVVGRIYVFIGSLLFGMAVRVAATKTIKFEDLQAALLRHGTSATAPK, from the coding sequence ATGTTATCTCGGACCTGGGGCATGAAGCCAGTGGAAAGACCTGTGACTCCCAGGCTCCCCCTCTTACTGGTAGCAGTCTGGGTGCTGCTCCTGGTTCCAAGCCACTGTTTTCAAGGCCGTCCCACATGGCGTTTTATCTCATCAGAGGTGGTCATTCCTCGGAAGGAGACATACCATGGTAAGGGATTTCAACCACCAGGACGGCTCTCCTACAGCTTGCGTTTCAGGGGCCAGAGACACACCATCCACCTGAGAAGAAAGACACTTATTTGGCCCAGGCACTTGCTGCTGACAACTCAGGATGACCAAGGAGCCTTACAGATGGATTATCCGTTTTTCCCTGCAGATTGTTACTATATTGGCTACCTGGAGGGGATCCCTCAATCCATGGTCACTCTGGATACTTGTTATGGGGGCCTGAATGGGGTCATAATGTTTGATGACCTTGTCTATGAAATCAAACCCCTCAATGATTCACACAGGTTCGAGCACTTTATTTCTCAGATAGTGACTGACTCTGAAACAGTCGGGCCTATGAATGAATGGAAGCATGTGGACCATAGCGTAAGCCCCCTCTCCTCCAAAACAAATTTCACTGTGGCGCCCAGAATGTCTAGTAGAGACTATGCTACACATCCAGCTGCTGTAAAAGGCCATTTTCAAGCAACTTATTATGTATATTATGGAATCCAAAATGCTACTAGAATTGGCGTATATTTGTTTTCGCTAATCAGTTTAATGGACACCTATATGAGAAATATCCATATGCGCTACTATGCCTTTCTCTTGACTGTGTATACCACTTGGGATCCATTTAGTCACGACGCCAGAGTACCAGGAAGTTCGTCTCACAGATATTATATCGATACCTTTTATGGAAGATTTAACCCTGACGCTTCAAGTATAATTCATACGGTTTCACCCGATGAATTTGCACCTGTTGAACAGAGTATCTGTACATCCAATGCTCTAACCTGGGTTGGTCAAAATGGGCGATACTATATATTTGTGTCTGTTGTAGTAGCCAACCGTGTAGGGAGGAATTTAGGTATAGATTTTGATGATGAGAGTTACTGTGTTTGCCAGAGAAGGCGCACCTGTGTTATGTTCAGGGTACCTCTGCTAACAGATGTTTACAGCAATTGTTCCCTTGTACAGATAAACCAAATACTCAATACCCCCGGTACCATGCCGTGTCTTTTCTATGACCGTCATACTTATTATAATACATCACTGACCTATAGTATTTGTGGCAATGCGGTACTAAATGAAGGTGAGCAATGTGACTGTGGCTCACACAAGGCATGTTATGCAGATTCCTGCTGCCAGAGTGATTGCAGATTGACAAGAGGTAGCATTTGTGATAGAGAATCATGCTGCATAAACTGCACCTATAGTCCTGCTGGGACACTCTGCAGAAGTGTCCGCAACATATGTGATCTTCCAGAGTACTGCAGTGGGAATGGAATCCATTGCCCAACAGACTCTTATCTGCAAGATGGAACACCATGCTCAGAAGAGGGTTACTGCTATCGAGGAAACTGCACCGATCGCAGTATGCATTGCAAGGAAATCTTTGGTGCAAGTGCTCGTGATGGCAATCAAAAGTGCTATGACATCAATAAGGAACGGTATCGATTTGGACATTGTCAGAGAGCAGAAGAAAGCCTCTTATTCACACCTTGTGCTGACAGAGATAAGATGTGTGGAAGGTTGCAGTGTACCAATATCACCCACCTACCACACTTGCAGGAACATGTTTCATTCCATCAGTCACTTATTGCTGGGTTTTCCTGTTTTGGGCTCGATGAGCATCGTTTAACAGATTCAACAGATGCTGGACGGGTGAGACATGGCACTCCATGTTCCCAAACCAATTTCTGTGATCGAGGGTCTTGCAATGGAACTTTGACTGAACTGAATTATGACTGCACCCCGGAAAAGTGCAATTTTAGAGGAGTATGCAATAATCATCGGAATTGCCATTGTCATGTAGGTTGGGACCCTCCAGACTGCGTGGGAGAAGGACCTGGAGGGAGTGCAAACAGTGGACCCCCTCCACATAAAATGCGCACAATAAAACAGAGCCAACTACCAGTGATATATGTAAGAGTGGTCGTTGGTCGTATTTATGTCTTTATAGGCTCATTGCTCTTTGGGATGGCTGTTCGTGTAGCAGCTACAAAGACTATCAAATTTGAAGACTTGCAGGCTGCTTTACTTCGGCATGGAACTTCAGCCACTGCGCCAAAGTAA